The bacterium genomic interval CCGACACGATGCGGAACGTATACACGGTCCCGTTCGGCACCTGGACGGTGATCTGCGCCGGGTACGCGGCCGCGTTCAGTTGTGTAATGGTACCGGCAATCGTTTGGGCCGCGGGCTGCGGCGCGGACGGCGGCACGCCGGCGGGCGCCGCGCCCGCGGGAGGAGCGGTCATCGGCGGCGCGCCCGAAGGCGGAGCTCCCGCCGTCTGACTGTCGATCTGCACGGTATAGGTGGCCGCGTCCCAACCGACCGCCGCGCCGAGCGCCTGGCTGATGAAGCGGAGCGGCACCATCGTGTGGCCTGCAACGAGCAGCGCCGGCGTGTCAATCGGCTGCGCCTGGCCGTTCACGGCCGCCTGAGACGACCCGATCGTCAGCGCGATCGACGTCGCGCCGCGCTGCGCCAGCACCGCCTGCGCGCGAGGATCCCAGACCACCGTGGCGCCGAGGCGTTCGAACACGCCCCGCAACGGTACGAGCACGCGCCCGTTGAGCAGCATGGGCGGCGAGTCGAGATAGATCGGCGAGCCGTCGACGACCACTTTGATGTAGGGCGCCGCCGTCTGAGCCGCGGCCGCGGACGTGAGCCCGACGGTCACCGCCGCCGCGACGGCGGCGGCGAGCATTTGCATTCGCGCGTCAACTCGCATGGCCGAGTCCCCCAGTTCTCCCCGCGGACGGGCACAGAGATGCCGTGTTCGGATACGAACATCGCCGGGTGGAAGTTCGAAAGTTCCGCGAATTGTGAAGACGATCGTCTAGACCGGACCGAGCCCGCGCAGGCGGGGATCCAGAACGTCGCGCAGGCGGTCGCCGAGAAGGTTGAAAGCCAGTACCACGAGCGTGATCGCGACGCCCGGAATCGTCGGCATCCACCACGCCTGCCAGACGAGGTCCTGCGCCTGGCCGATCATCTGGCCGAGGCTCGGCGTCGGCGGCTGGATCCCGAGTCCGAGGAAGCTGAGGGCCGCTTCGAAGATGATCACGACCGGCAAGTGCAGCGTGCCGAGCACCAACAGCGTGGGGAGCACGTTGGGCAGCACGTGCTGCACGAGGATCCGCCCGTCGGACGCGCCCACCGCCCGGGCGGCCGCCGCGAACTCGCGCTCGCGCAGCGCCAGCACCTCCGCGCGGACCACCCGCGCGTAGCTCGGCCACCCGGCGATCGCCAGCACCGCGACGATCTGCACGAGGCCGGTCCCCAGCACGGCGACGACGGCCACCGCAAGCAACAGCGTGGGAATGGACAGCTGCGCGTCGACGAGGCGCATGAGCGCGATGTCGAGCCAGCCGCCCCGGTAGCCGGTCACCATCCCGACCGTCATCCCGACGAACATCGACAGCGGGACGACGGCGAGCGCGACGAGGAGCGAGATCCGGAGACCGACCAGCAGCCGGCTGAAGACATCGCGGCCCAGCTGATCCGTCCCGAGCAGGTGAACGCCGCCGCCGGCCGCGGCGAGCGACGGCGGGTGGACGGTGAAACTGAGGTTCTGGGCGTCTGGATCATACGGCGGCACGAACGAGGCGCCGAAACCGGCTGCCACCAGCACCGCGAGCAGCGCCGCGCCGACCGCGCCCGAAGGGCTGCGGAGGAGGCGGCGCAGCGGCGAGCGCGGGCCGCGCCTACGCGGACTGGACGGCGCTTCGAAGACGAGGGTCGACCCAGCCATAGACCAAGTCCACAATGAGATTGACGGCCAGAAACACCGCCGCGCCGACGATCGTGGCTCCCTGCACCACCGGGAAGTCACGGCCCAACACGGCCTGCACCGCGAGCCGCCCCATGCCGGGCCAGGCGAAGATGGACTCGACGATGATGGCGCCGCCCAGCATCTGTCCGAAGCTCAACCCCAGCACCGTCAGCACGGGCAGCGCGGCGTTGCGCAGCGCGTGCTTGAACAGCACGGCCCGTCCGCGCAGCCCTTTCGCCCATCCCGTCCTGACGTAGTCCTGCGCGAGGACCTCCAGCAGGCTGGTACGTGTGAGCCGGCTGACCTGCGCGGCGTAGAAGCCGCCGAGCACGAACGCGGGCATGACGAGATGGTCCGCGCCGCCGTAGCCGGAGACGGGCAGCCACCCCAGCTTCACGCCGAAGGCGATGATGAGCAGGAGGCCGAGCCAGAAGCTCGGCATGCTGGTCCCGAGCAGCGCAAACGTCATCGCCGCGGTGTCGACGCCGGACCCCCGCCGCACCGCGGCCGCCATACCGAGCGCCACGCCCAGCACCACGGCGACCGCGAGCGACGCCAGCGCCAGCTCAAACGTCGCCGCAAGGTGATCGCCGATCAGTTCGGTGACCGGAACGCCCTGACGGTAGGAGAAGCCGAGGTCGCCGCGGCCGACCCGTGCGATGAAGCGCCCGTACTGCACCCAAAGGGGCTGGTCGAGGCCGTAGGCCTGCCGGATCCGCTGCATGTCTTCCTTCGTCGCGTCCTGCGTCACGAGCAGCGTGGCCGGATCCCCGCTGACATGCAGCAACACGAACACGATCGTGACCACGCCGAACATGGCGGTCAACGACAGCGCCAACCGGCGGAGCAGGTACCGACTCACGGGCCGGGCGGTCTGGGCGCGGCGATGTCAGCCGCGGCGGACGATCACTGAGTCCACGATGCGTCGAACATCGGCAGCTCAAGATCGGGCCGCGGCGTCCAGTTGAGGTCGCGCGACTCACCGTTGGCGTTGGGCGCGCCGAAGAGCGTAATGGCGGGCGCCTGATCCTTGTACATCAGCTGGAGCCGCTTGGAGATTTCGCGCAGTTTCGCCTCGTTCGGCGCGGCCTGCGCCGCCTCGACGAGCTGGTTGAACGGCTCGTATCCCGGCCGCCACTGGGACCATTCGCCGGGCGAGTAGAACGCGCGCAGTGGGATGATCGTGCTGATCCCGAAGAAATCGGTGAACCGCGTGAACCAGCCGTCCTCCGGAAGCTTGCGGGCCATCACGTTGCGCAGCTGGACGCCGACTTCCGTGACGTCGAGGTGCGCCCGCACGCCGACCTTGTTGAGCTGATCCACCAGGGCCTGCTCGATGTCGCGGTCGCCCGGGTAGGTGCCGCTCGTCCCGCTGATGCTGAAGTCGAAGCCGTTCGCGTAACCCGCCTCGCGCAGCAGCGCCCGCGCCTTGTTGGGATCGTAGGTGAACGACGGGATCGACGCGTCGCACGCCTCCATGACGTCCGTGCAGAACGTCGCCACCGGCGCGCCCACGCTGTGCATCACGCTCTTCAGGATCGCCTGCCGGTCGATCGCGTAGTCGAGCGCCTGCCGGACCCGCGGATCGGCCAGCGGTTTATCCTTCGTGATGCCCACGAGGTTGTAGATGACGAAGAAAACGCTCAGGCTCTTACCGACCACGAGCTTGGTTTTCGATGAGATCTGGACCGGGCTGAACAGGTTCGGCGGCAGCAGCGGCGCGACCTGGATCGACCCGGCGAGCAGCTCGGCGACCCGCGGCGCGTCGGTCGGGATGACGCGAAAGACGACGTGACCGATCTTCGGCCGGCCGCCCCAGTAGTCCGGATTGGCCTCGAGTTCGACGCGGTCGTCCTTCACCCACCGGACGAACTTGTACGGTCCGGTGCCGACGGGGTGGCGCACCAGCGCGTCGTCGCCGTTTTGCTTGAGATAGCCCGGCGGCACGATCATCCCGTAGTAGCCCAGGAAGCGAGGCATCAACGGCCAGGGCTCCGAGGTGACGATGCGGACCGTATCGTCGCTGACCACGTTGACGGACTTGATCAGCCGCAGCGCGCCGGCGCCCGGCCAGTGCGTCTTGGGGTCGAGCATGCGGTCAAAAGAAAACTTCACCGCGTCGGCGTTGAACGGCTCGCCGTTTTGAAACTTCACGCCCTTGCGGAGCCTGAACTCCCACGTGGTGGGATCGACCGCGCGCCACGAGAGCGCCAGGCCGGGCTTGAGGTTCAGATCGGCGTCCCGGCGCACCAGGGTGTCGTAGATGTTGACCAGGACCGCGACCGTCGCGAGCCCGGTGTTCTTGGCCGGGTCGCCGCTTTCCATGTCGGCGCTCTGCGCCACCACGAGAGTACGGGAGGACTGCGCTTGGGTCACGGCGCCCGACGCAACGGCAAGCACGAGCGCCGTGCCGGCGCAAAACGCGCCGATCTTCGTCCACCTTCCGGTCACTTCGACACCCCCTCGGTCTTCACATGAGTCTTTGGGTCCTCACCAGCCGGCGGCGTAGCTGTCCCGGCGGGGATCGGCTCCGCCTTCGAGCACGCCGCCCTCGCGGCGCCGGATCGCGCAAACCGCCGCCACGAGCGGCGCCATGTCCGGCAGCGCCTCAACGGTGTGCCCAAGCTTGGCCAGCCGGTCGCGGACGGCCTCGGGCACGCGGCCCTCGATTCGCACCACCCCGGGCTCGTAGGGGTGCGGGTGGAACGACGACGGGAAGCTGGCCGAGACCACACGAGGCGCCTCGATCGCCGCCTGCACGTTCATTCCGAAGTCGAGCAGGTTGGAAACGACCTGGACCATCGCCTGCACCTGCGCGTCCCCGCCTGGACAACCGAAGCCCATCACCGCCTCGCCGTCCGAGAGCAGCATCGCCGGGTTCGGCGTAAGGCGCGGGCGCTTCCCGGGCGCGATCGCCGAGGGATGCCCCGGCGCCGTCCACAACTGCGCGCCGCGCGTCGAGATAATGATCCCGAGGCCGTCCACCAGCGGCGCGCTCATGCCGGGATCCGAGGGCGTGGCGCAGAACGCGTTCCCCTCCGCGTCCATCGCGCAGACGAACGCCGTATCGGGATGCGCCGCGCCTGCGACCGGCTCCGGCACGTAGCCCGCGGGACCCGACCGCCCCTCGTACCGCCACGGATTCCCTGGCGGCGGCAGCTTGGGCCAGGCGCGGGCGGGATCGATCAGGCGTCTCCGCTCGTCCGCATACTCGGGATCGAGCAAACCCTTGATGGGCACGTCCGCCTGAGCCGGATCACCGATGAAGGCCTCCCGGTCCGCGGCCGCGACCTTGATCGCCTCGATCAAATAGTGCAGATGCACAGCGGTCCCCTGCCCCAACCGCTCGAGGTCTTCTTTCTGCAGCAGGTTCAGGACCATCGGGAGCAGCGGCCCCTGACACCAGGGCCCGCAGGCGTGCACCTCTACATCCCGGTACCGGGACGAGACCGAGGGTCCGATCTCCACGCGATACGCGGCGAGATCCTCCGCGTCGAGCTCGCTGCCGGTGCGTCTTGCGTGCGCGGCGAGGGCGCGCGCGATCTCACCGTGGTAGACCTCGTCGCGGGCCGCCATGATCGCCGCCGCCCGCCCGCGGGACCGCGCGCCCTCTTCCACGGCGATCAGCCGCCGGAACAGGTCGCCGAGCTCGCGCTGCACGAGCAGTTCGCCCGTCGCAAGAGGACGGCCCTCGGGAAGAAAGACCCTGGCGCTCGACGGCCATTCACGCAGCTGCGGTTCCAGCGCCGCGATCGTGCGGGCGAGACGCCGGTACACGGGGAATCCTTCGCAGAGTTCGCACGCCGGCCCGAGCACGTCGCGAAGCGTGAGGCGGCCGTAGCGCGCCAGCGCCGTCAGCCAGGCGTCAGGGGCGGCCGGCGTCACGTAGCGCGACGCGCCGATCGGCATCTCGTCTCCGTAGCGGGCGCGGTGCCGCTCGAGCGTCACGCGGCGCGGCCAGCAGCCGACGCCGGCGACTGTCTCCGGCCGCGGCATCCCCGGACGGAAAAACATGACCGGCGCGACCCCGCCGAAGTCCGTCAGGTGGCGTTCCAGAACGTTGAGGGCGATCCCGGCGGCGACCCCCGCGTCGGCGGCGTTGCCGCCGAGCGCGAAGATGCGCTGCCCGGCCATCGTGGCAAGGTAGTGACTGGAGCTCACCAGGTGCCTGGTGGCCAGAAACTCCGGCCTCCCCTGTGTCACGGCGCCGACCGGAATGGACGCCCCCGTCATGGGTTCGCGCATCGATCACCTCGTCTTCGACCTGCCCGCGATTCCGGCGTGGTGCCGGTACTTCGCGCCGGGCGGCCCGCGCACATGCAACATGGTGGGCGCCGGCCTCTCAAACGACGACGGCGGCCGGACGCCGGATGGTCTAGCCGCCGTCTGTCCCGACCGCCCCTACTCGCCGCTCTTCATCCCGCCTCCGTGTGTCGTGAGGCCCAGCAGCGCCGTCAGTCGGTTGCGGTCGAAGCCAACTACGACCTCGCCGTCGATGACAGTGACCGGCGTCGTCGCGACGCCCAGCCGTTCCAATGCCGCCATCGCCGCCGGATCCTCGGCGACATTTTTCGTTTGGTACGGAATCCCATGCCCGGCGAGGAACTCCTCGACCTTCCGGCAGAAGATTCAACCCGGCTGGTTGAAGACCGTTACCGACCTCGCCATAGTGCGTCCGTCCCTCGCTTCAGCACCGGCGGGCGACGCGCGCGCCGAGACGACCGA includes:
- a CDS encoding gamma-glutamyltransferase, producing MREPMTGASIPVGAVTQGRPEFLATRHLVSSSHYLATMAGQRIFALGGNAADAGVAAGIALNVLERHLTDFGGVAPVMFFRPGMPRPETVAGVGCWPRRVTLERHRARYGDEMPIGASRYVTPAAPDAWLTALARYGRLTLRDVLGPACELCEGFPVYRRLARTIAALEPQLREWPSSARVFLPEGRPLATGELLVQRELGDLFRRLIAVEEGARSRGRAAAIMAARDEVYHGEIARALAAHARRTGSELDAEDLAAYRVEIGPSVSSRYRDVEVHACGPWCQGPLLPMVLNLLQKEDLERLGQGTAVHLHYLIEAIKVAAADREAFIGDPAQADVPIKGLLDPEYADERRRLIDPARAWPKLPPPGNPWRYEGRSGPAGYVPEPVAGAAHPDTAFVCAMDAEGNAFCATPSDPGMSAPLVDGLGIIISTRGAQLWTAPGHPSAIAPGKRPRLTPNPAMLLSDGEAVMGFGCPGGDAQVQAMVQVVSNLLDFGMNVQAAIEAPRVVSASFPSSFHPHPYEPGVVRIEGRVPEAVRDRLAKLGHTVEALPDMAPLVAAVCAIRRREGGVLEGGADPRRDSYAAGW
- a CDS encoding ABC transporter permease; translated protein: MAGSTLVFEAPSSPRRRGPRSPLRRLLRSPSGAVGAALLAVLVAAGFGASFVPPYDPDAQNLSFTVHPPSLAAAGGGVHLLGTDQLGRDVFSRLLVGLRISLLVALAVVPLSMFVGMTVGMVTGYRGGWLDIALMRLVDAQLSIPTLLLAVAVVAVLGTGLVQIVAVLAIAGWPSYARVVRAEVLALREREFAAAARAVGASDGRILVQHVLPNVLPTLLVLGTLHLPVVIIFEAALSFLGLGIQPPTPSLGQMIGQAQDLVWQAWWMPTIPGVAITLVVLAFNLLGDRLRDVLDPRLRGLGPV
- a CDS encoding ABC transporter substrate-binding protein, translating into MTGRWTKIGAFCAGTALVLAVASGAVTQAQSSRTLVVAQSADMESGDPAKNTGLATVAVLVNIYDTLVRRDADLNLKPGLALSWRAVDPTTWEFRLRKGVKFQNGEPFNADAVKFSFDRMLDPKTHWPGAGALRLIKSVNVVSDDTVRIVTSEPWPLMPRFLGYYGMIVPPGYLKQNGDDALVRHPVGTGPYKFVRWVKDDRVELEANPDYWGGRPKIGHVVFRVIPTDAPRVAELLAGSIQVAPLLPPNLFSPVQISSKTKLVVGKSLSVFFVIYNLVGITKDKPLADPRVRQALDYAIDRQAILKSVMHSVGAPVATFCTDVMEACDASIPSFTYDPNKARALLREAGYANGFDFSISGTSGTYPGDRDIEQALVDQLNKVGVRAHLDVTEVGVQLRNVMARKLPEDGWFTRFTDFFGISTIIPLRAFYSPGEWSQWRPGYEPFNQLVEAAQAAPNEAKLREISKRLQLMYKDQAPAITLFGAPNANGESRDLNWTPRPDLELPMFDASWTQ
- a CDS encoding glutaredoxin family protein yields the protein MFCRKVEEFLAGHGIPYQTKNVAEDPAAMAALERLGVATTPVTVIDGEVVVGFDRNRLTALLGLTTHGGGMKSGE
- a CDS encoding ABC transporter permease, whose product is MSRYLLRRLALSLTAMFGVVTIVFVLLHVSGDPATLLVTQDATKEDMQRIRQAYGLDQPLWVQYGRFIARVGRGDLGFSYRQGVPVTELIGDHLAATFELALASLAVAVVLGVALGMAAAVRRGSGVDTAAMTFALLGTSMPSFWLGLLLIIAFGVKLGWLPVSGYGGADHLVMPAFVLGGFYAAQVSRLTRTSLLEVLAQDYVRTGWAKGLRGRAVLFKHALRNAALPVLTVLGLSFGQMLGGAIIVESIFAWPGMGRLAVQAVLGRDFPVVQGATIVGAAVFLAVNLIVDLVYGWVDPRLRSAVQSA